One window from the genome of Labeo rohita strain BAU-BD-2019 chromosome 10, IGBB_LRoh.1.0, whole genome shotgun sequence encodes:
- the LOC127171779 gene encoding C-C chemokine receptor type 7-like, with protein sequence MQPQDWIELFMRAFFCFTGIIGNGLLGLRSVPKSRSQLRTGDVLFVNLAVSNLITNCLVDLPETMAHFAKSWLTSKEYCGVTQFSHEISETSSIFTTMFISMYWHQKLVGSIRRGGAPVQMDNLRLVVALLGGSWIVSTAFSLPHIFIAEHNANESSEVCEERFASPAAKQTFDGMYLTLANVVPMIGITYATVQIVLTLLRSQNRIKDHSRNATNPPPSSAGQNLEGTAERSTEASSERSPISTDAPRAATQQQRMQVRSNPSSNNQIRAAKSVVAVATIFIFCWFTHLVLRIYSSFRVSVLAVKLTNFIGASYVCFVPYVYLHGVKKLSCSCR encoded by the coding sequence ATGCAGCCTCAAGACTGGATCGAATTATTTATGAGAGCTTTCTTCTGCTTCACCGGTATCATCGGGAACGGTTTGCTGGGTTTGCGCTCTGTGCCCAAATCCAGATCTCAGCTGCGGACCGGCGACGTCCTCTTCGTCAACCTGGCCGTGTCCAACCTGATCACAAACTGCCTGGTGGACCTGCCGGAAACCATGGCTCACTTTGCCAAATCCTGGCTCACGAGTAAAGAGTACTGCGGCGTGACTCAGTTTTCTCACGAAATCTCTGAGACCAGCAGCATCTTCACCACCATGTTCATCAGCATGTACTGGCACCAGAAGCTGGTGGGTTCCATCAGACGTGGTGGAGCTCCGGTGCAGATGGACAACTTGAGGTTAGTCGTGGCATTGCTCGGCGGGAGCTGGATCGTATCGACCGCGTTCAGTCTTCCGCACATCTTTATCGCAGAACACAATGCGAACGAGAGTTCGGAAGTTTGCGAAGAGCGTTTCGCATCTCCCGCAGCCAAGCAGACGTTTGATGGCATGTACCTTACACTGGCCAACGTCGTTCCAATGATCGGGATAACTTATGCAACCGTTCAGATTGTCTTAACTCTGCTCCGGAGTCAAAACCGAATCAAGGATCACTCCAGAAATGCAACAAACCCTCCACCTTCATCCGCAGGCCAGAATCTCGAAGGAACAGCAGAACGCAGCACCGAAGCCTCTTCGGAAAGATCTCCGATCTCCACAGATGCTCCTAGAGCCGCTACTCAACAACAGAGGATGCAGGTCAGATCCAATCCGTCCTCCAACAACCAGATTCGGGCGGCTAAAAGCGTGGTTGCGGTCGCAACCATCTTCATCTTCTGCTGGTTCACTCACCTCGTGCTCCGCATCTACAGCAGCTTCAGAGTCTCCGTCCTGGCTGTGAAACTGACCAATTTTATCGGAGCATCTTACGTCTGTTTCGTCCCGTATGTCTACTTGCACGGTGTGAAGAAACTCAGCTGCTCGTGTCGGTAA